A region from the Brassica napus cultivar Da-Ae chromosome C8, Da-Ae, whole genome shotgun sequence genome encodes:
- the LOC106413823 gene encoding selenium-binding protein 1 isoform X2, with protein MATETKVIAPVGSGEKGCCKSGPGYATPLAAMSGPREKLIYVIAVYTGTGREKPDYLATVDVDPSSATYCSVIHRLPMPFLGDELHHSGWNSCSSCHGDASADRRYLVLPSFISGRIYAIDTKADPRAPSLYKYVDPKEIAEKTGLAFPHTTHCLGSGEILVSCLGDKDGNAQGSGFLLLDSDFNIKNRWEKPGHSPLFGYDFWYQPRHKTMISTSLGAPKAFSKGFDLQDVADGFYGSHLHVYSWPGGEMKQLIDLGDTGLIPLEIRFLHDPSKDIGYVGSALSSNMIRFFKNSDESWSHEVVISVKPIKVQNWVLPEMPGLITDFLISLDDRFFYFVNWLHGDIRQYNIEDPKNPVLTGQIWVGGLLQKGGPVKAVREDGGTYQFDVPQIKGKSLRGGPQMIQLSLDGKRLYATNSLYSVWDRQFYPELMDKGSHIIQIDVDTVKGGLSINPDFFVDFGDEPDGPALAHEMRYPGGDCTSDIWI; from the exons ATGGCGACTGAAACTAAAGTGATAGCTCCGGTTGGAAGCGGAGAAAAAGGATGTTGCAAGTCAGGTCCCGGATATGCCACGCCACTTGCCGCAATGTCTGGTCCACGGGAAAAGCTCATCTACGTCATCGCCGTCTACACTG GAACGGGACGAGAGAAGCCAGATTACTTGGCAACGGTAGATGTGGATCCAAGCTCAGCAACATATTGTAGCGTCATTCATAGATTGCCAATGCCCTTTCTTGGTGATGAGCTTCATCATTCTGGTTGGAACTCTTGCAGTTCTTGCCATGGTGATGCTTCTGCTGATAGACGTTATCTCGTGTTACCATCCTTTAT ATCTGGTCGCATCTATGCAATTGACACAAAGGCAGACCCGAGGGCACCATCTTTGTATAAGTACGTAGATCCTAAAGAGATTGCTGAAAAGACAGGATTGGCCTTCCCACACACAACTCATTGCCTTGGCTCTGGTGAAATCTTGGTGTCCTGTCTTGGGGACAAAGATGGAAATGCCCAGGGGAGTGGGTTTCTTCTTCTCGACTCTGACTTTAATATCAAGAACAG GTGGGAGAAACCAGGACATAGTCCCTTGTTCGGTTATGATTTCTGGTACCAACCTCGGCACAAGACAATGATCAGCACCTCTTTGGGAGCACCTAAAGCCTTCTCCAAAGGTTTTGATCTCCAGGACGTTGCTGATGGCTTCTATGGAAGTCATCTTCATGTTTACAGTTGGCCAGGAGGTGAAATGAAACAGTTAATTGACCTTGGAGATACTGGTCTCATACCTTTGGAG ATCAGATTCTTGCATGATCCATCTAAAGATATAGGGTATGTTGGGAGTGCATTGTCGAGTAATATGATAAGATTTTTCAAGAATAGTGATGAATCATGGAGCCATGAG GTCGTTATATCAGTTAAACCCATAAAAGTACAAAACTGGGTTCTTCCAGAAATGCCAGGGCTTATCACCGACTTCTTGATCTCTCTGGATGATCGATTTTTCTACTTTGTGAACTGGCTTCATGGAGACATTCGCCAGTATAACATCGAAGACCCTAAAAACCCTGTCTTAACGGGACAAATTTGGGTGGGGGGTTTACTACAAAAGGGTGGCCCTGTTAAGGCTGTTAGAGAAGACGGCGGTACTTACCAGTTTGATGTTCCTCAAATCAAG GGGAAATCTCTGAGAGGAGGACCTCAAATGATTCAGCTTAGCCTTGATGGTAAACGACTGTATGCAACAAACTCGTTATACAGCGTGTGGGACCGTCAGTTTTACCCTGAACTTATGGATAAAGGATCACACATAATTCAAATTGATGTTGATACAGTGAAAGGTGGTCTCTCCATAAACCCTGATTTCTTTGTGGACTTCGGAGATGAACCTGATGGTCCTGCGCTTGCCCACGAGATGAGATATCCCGGTGGAGACTGCACATCTGATATCTGGATTTGA
- the LOC106413823 gene encoding selenium-binding protein 1 isoform X1, whose amino-acid sequence MATETKVIAPVGSGEKGCCKSGPGYATPLAAMSGPREKLIYVIAVYTGTGREKPDYLATVDVDPSSATYCSVIHRLPMPFLGDELHHSGWNSCSSCHGDASADRRYLVLPSFISGRIYAIDTKADPRAPSLYKYVDPKEIAEKTGLAFPHTTHCLGSGEILVSCLGDKDGNAQGSGFLLLDSDFNIKNRGFLRWEKPGHSPLFGYDFWYQPRHKTMISTSLGAPKAFSKGFDLQDVADGFYGSHLHVYSWPGGEMKQLIDLGDTGLIPLEIRFLHDPSKDIGYVGSALSSNMIRFFKNSDESWSHEVVISVKPIKVQNWVLPEMPGLITDFLISLDDRFFYFVNWLHGDIRQYNIEDPKNPVLTGQIWVGGLLQKGGPVKAVREDGGTYQFDVPQIKGKSLRGGPQMIQLSLDGKRLYATNSLYSVWDRQFYPELMDKGSHIIQIDVDTVKGGLSINPDFFVDFGDEPDGPALAHEMRYPGGDCTSDIWI is encoded by the exons ATGGCGACTGAAACTAAAGTGATAGCTCCGGTTGGAAGCGGAGAAAAAGGATGTTGCAAGTCAGGTCCCGGATATGCCACGCCACTTGCCGCAATGTCTGGTCCACGGGAAAAGCTCATCTACGTCATCGCCGTCTACACTG GAACGGGACGAGAGAAGCCAGATTACTTGGCAACGGTAGATGTGGATCCAAGCTCAGCAACATATTGTAGCGTCATTCATAGATTGCCAATGCCCTTTCTTGGTGATGAGCTTCATCATTCTGGTTGGAACTCTTGCAGTTCTTGCCATGGTGATGCTTCTGCTGATAGACGTTATCTCGTGTTACCATCCTTTAT ATCTGGTCGCATCTATGCAATTGACACAAAGGCAGACCCGAGGGCACCATCTTTGTATAAGTACGTAGATCCTAAAGAGATTGCTGAAAAGACAGGATTGGCCTTCCCACACACAACTCATTGCCTTGGCTCTGGTGAAATCTTGGTGTCCTGTCTTGGGGACAAAGATGGAAATGCCCAGGGGAGTGGGTTTCTTCTTCTCGACTCTGACTTTAATATCAAGAACAG ggGATTTCTCAGGTGGGAGAAACCAGGACATAGTCCCTTGTTCGGTTATGATTTCTGGTACCAACCTCGGCACAAGACAATGATCAGCACCTCTTTGGGAGCACCTAAAGCCTTCTCCAAAGGTTTTGATCTCCAGGACGTTGCTGATGGCTTCTATGGAAGTCATCTTCATGTTTACAGTTGGCCAGGAGGTGAAATGAAACAGTTAATTGACCTTGGAGATACTGGTCTCATACCTTTGGAG ATCAGATTCTTGCATGATCCATCTAAAGATATAGGGTATGTTGGGAGTGCATTGTCGAGTAATATGATAAGATTTTTCAAGAATAGTGATGAATCATGGAGCCATGAG GTCGTTATATCAGTTAAACCCATAAAAGTACAAAACTGGGTTCTTCCAGAAATGCCAGGGCTTATCACCGACTTCTTGATCTCTCTGGATGATCGATTTTTCTACTTTGTGAACTGGCTTCATGGAGACATTCGCCAGTATAACATCGAAGACCCTAAAAACCCTGTCTTAACGGGACAAATTTGGGTGGGGGGTTTACTACAAAAGGGTGGCCCTGTTAAGGCTGTTAGAGAAGACGGCGGTACTTACCAGTTTGATGTTCCTCAAATCAAG GGGAAATCTCTGAGAGGAGGACCTCAAATGATTCAGCTTAGCCTTGATGGTAAACGACTGTATGCAACAAACTCGTTATACAGCGTGTGGGACCGTCAGTTTTACCCTGAACTTATGGATAAAGGATCACACATAATTCAAATTGATGTTGATACAGTGAAAGGTGGTCTCTCCATAAACCCTGATTTCTTTGTGGACTTCGGAGATGAACCTGATGGTCCTGCGCTTGCCCACGAGATGAGATATCCCGGTGGAGACTGCACATCTGATATCTGGATTTGA